ATGGCGGAAATCGACCAGCCGGATGCCGGTGCGGGCGCAGCCGTCGAACAAGGGCGACAGATGCCCGCCGGTCAGCGTGAAGAGATGCCCGATGCCCAGCGCGCGCAGCTGGGCGGCGGCGACGATGCCGCCATGGAGCAGGGGGGCCGGATCGGCGTCGATCCGCGATGCAGCCGGATCGGGGGCGGCGTGGCTCATCGGGGGGCTTCCTTCGGCGTCGGCGTCGGCGGGGAAGGCGCCGGCCCGGGAGCCCCCGGGACCGGCGCCCGATCGTTCAGATGTCGCCGGCTCAGAGATGCACGGCGATCAGCACCGGCTTCTCCTGGGTGGCCGGGCGGATCTGGACCAGGAAGGTCTTGCCGCCGGTCAGCCCGGTGCGAAGGGCGATGTCGGGCTCCTTCGCGTCCAGCCCGAGCTTCGCCACCGTATCCCTGACGTCCACCACTTTGTCGCTCATGGCGTCTCCCTCCATACGGGGATTATAGAAACAGGAACATTCTACCTGAGGTTAACAAAGAGTCACGACTAATCAGAATTAAATGACCGAAAATCATATACATAAGGTTGTAAAATTTGCGAAGGGGCCGGTAAAGGGCGGTTGTTCCGTCAGGCGATTTCATGGAGCCAGACCATTGCATCCTGCTATGCTGACCCGGGCAAATCGTGGTGAACCGGAGGTTGCTTCATGTCCGCCCCCCAGCCGCAGTCGAAGCCGAATGGACCAGGCCGTCAGATCGCAGCCTGGCTGCATGAAATGGTGGCGCTGCGCCACGATCTGCATCGCCATCCGGAACTGGCGTTCGAAGAACGGCGGACCGCCGCGCTGGTGGCCCGATCGCTGGCCGATTGGGGGTGGGAGGTTCATGAAGGCCTGGGCGGCACCGGTGTCGTCGGCACCCTGACCACCGGGCCGGGGCCGGTGATCGGCATCCGGGCCGATATGGACGCCCTGCCGATCACCGAGACCACCGGCCTGCCCCATGCCAGCCTGCATGACGGCCGGATGCATGCCTGCGGCCATGACGGCCACACCACCATCCTGCTGGCGGCCGCGCGCTGCCTGGCCGAGCGGCGGCGCTTCCGCGGCACCGCGCGGGTGATCTTTCAGCCGGCCGAGGAACATGGCGGCGGGGCGGCGGTGATGATGCGCGACGGGCTGTTCACCCGCTTTCCGGTCGATCGGATCTATGCCCTGCACAACATGCCGGGGCTGCCTGCCGGCGTGTTCGGCTTCCGCCCGGGCGCGCTGACCGCGGCATCGGACGATTACGTGATCACCGTCCGCGGCCGCGGCGGCCATGGCGCCTATCCCGAACGGGCGGTGGACCCGATCGTGGCCGGATCGGCGATCGTGCTCGCCCTGCAATCGGTCGTGGCGCGCAACGTGCCGCCCACCCGGCAGGCCGTGGTGACGGTGGGCGCGTTTCGGGCCGGCGAGGCGGCGAACGTCATTCCCGAAACGGCGGTGCTGAAGGCGAGCGTGCGGACCACCGACCCCGAGACCCGCAGCCTGATCGAGATGCGGATCCGCGAGCTGGTCGCGGGCCAGGCCGCCGCCTGGGGGGCTTCGGCGACCGTCCAGGTGGACCGCGGCTATCCGGCGGTGATCAACGATGCCGGCGCGACCGCCTTTGCGCGCGCGGTGGCGGTGGACGCCTTCGGTGCCGGGCGGGTGATCGACATCCCCGAGGCATCGATGGGCAGCGAGGATTTCGCCTATATGCTGGAGGGCGTTCCCGGCTGCTATCTGGTGGTGGGCAACGGCATCGAATCAGGACCGACCAGCTGCATGATCCACAACCCCGGCTATGACTTCAACGATGCGGTTCTGGGCGATGCCGCCGCTTTCTGGGTGGCATTGGCCGAAGCCTCGGCGCCGGCAGGTGCCGCCTGAACATGCACCCGGTCACGGCCCGCCATTGCCTGCGCCTTGCCCTGGCCTGGATGCTGCTGCTGGCATCCGCGCTGGCCGGGGGCGGCCCGCTGCGGACAGCCTCTGCCGCGGAGGCGCCGGTCGTGACGATCCGGGGCATCGAGGCCGGCCTGGATCTTACGCCCTTCGCCCGTATCCTGCCCGATCCGGGCGGCCGGATGGATCTGGAGGCGGCGCGCCGGGCCACCGGCTGGCAGACCACGCCGAACCGGCTTCTGCGTTTCGGATATGCGCCCGACATGGCCTGGTGGGCCCGTGTGACGCTGACCAATCCGTCGGCGCGGGCGGCACGGGTGGTGATCGATCTCGGCACGTCGCAACAGGATTATGTCGACTGGTACGTCACGGCGCCCGACGGGCAGGTCCTGCTGGCCAATCAGACCGGCGACCGGCGATCCTTCGCAACCCGGCTTCTGCCCTATCGCGACCTCGTGCTGCCCTATCAGCTGCCGCCGGATGCGACCGTCACGGTCTATCTGCGCCTGGGAACCCATGACGGCCTGTTCGCGAGCATGCCGTTCCGATTGTACGACTACACCGGGTTCTTTACGACATCAGGACGTGAAAGCGCGCTGCTTTCGATGTTCCATGGCGGACTTGCCGCACTGGCGTTGTTCAATCTCCTGGTTTTTCTGGTCACCCACCAGGGCGCGGTGGGTCTCTACGTCCTGCATCTTCTGGCGGTGCTGACTGGCAGCGTCAGTTTCCGCGGTTTCGGTTTTCAGTATCTCTGGCCGGATCTTCCGGGCCTCAGCAATGCCATGACCGCGGGCTCGATCATCCTGGCCTTCGTCACCGGCAGCCTGTTCGTTGTCCGTTATGTCCGTCTGCACCGCCATGTATCGGTGGCCACCCGCCGCGTGGTCAGCCTGCTGATGATCGCGGCCCTGTCCGGGCTGGTGCCGCTGGCGTTCGGGCAGTATGCGCTGGCGGTGGGGTTCAGCCTGATCGGCCTCGGCCTGGTGGTGGTGGTCTACCTGTTGAATGTCCGTCTGCTGTTCAGGGGCGTGCGCGAAGCCCGGTTCACCGTGCCGGCCTTCTTCGCGCTGATCGTCGCCGTGGCCCTGCATTACCTGGAAATCAGCGAATTGCTGCCGCCCAGCGGCTTCCGGGTCTGGCCCCTGATCATCGGGTCGTCGATCGAGGTGATGCTGCTGGCCTTCGGCCTGGCGGATGCCATGAACCAGCAGCGGGAGCGGCGCTTCGCCGCCGAACGCCGGGAAGAGCTGGCCCGGCTGCACATGGCGGAGATCGAGCGTGAGGCCAGCCACAAGGCGCGTCATGACGAACTGACCGGCCTGCTGAACCGTCGGGCGGCTGAAGAATGGCTTGAGGCGGCGGTGGAGCGGGGCCAGCCGGTGGCCGTGCTGCATCTGGGCCTGAATGATTTCGGCGCGGTGAACGAGGCGGTGGGCCATACCGGCGGTGACGCCGTGCTGCGCCAACTGGGCCGCCGGCTGGAGACGGCGATAGCGCCGGGGGAGATTGCGGCACGGCTGCTGGCCGATGAATTTCTGGTGCTGATGCCCGATACCGATCAGGCGCGGGCCGTGATCGCCGCCGATCGCATCCAGCGGCTGTTCGCGGTGCCCCAGCAGGTGAGCGGCACCGACATCTCGATCGCCTGCCGGGTGGGGATCGTGATCCATCCCGACGACGCGCGCACGGCCGAGGATCTGCTGCGGCGGGCGGCGATCGCCATGCAGGATGCGGCACGCCTGCCGCGGCGGATCCAGCTCTATCAGGCCGGGCGCGACGACGACCATCGCCGCCGGATCGCCCTGATCCGCGACCTGCGCCATGCGGCGGAACATGGCGAGTTCCGGCTGCTCTATCAGCCCAAGATCCATGTCGCCACCGGCCGGCTGGTGGCGGCGGAAGCGCTGATCCGCTGGCAGCATCCCACTTATGGCATGATCTCGCCGGCCGAATTCATCCCGCTGGCCGAGCAGAGCGGTGCCACAAGCGGCATGACCCGCTGGGTGATCAGAGAGGCGGTGCACCGGATGCGCAGCTGGCGGCTGGCCGGGCTCGATATCGGGCTGTCGGTCAACATCTCGGCCCTGGACCTGGATGATCCGGATCTCGTGGGCTTCGTCGGCCGCAGCCTGGAGGCCGAGGGGATCGCGGGCGGGCGGCTGACGCTGGAGGTGACCGAGAGCGCGATCATGACCGACCCCGACCGGTCGCGCGCAGTGCTGGAAGGGCTGAGACTGAGCGGCGTGACGATCTCGGTGGATGATTTCGGCACCGGCTATTCCTCGCTCGCCCATCTGAAGCGGCTGCCGGTGCAGGAACTGAAGATCGATCAGTCCTTTATCCGCGATCTGTCGGCGGCGAGCGAAGATGCGGTGATCGTGCGCTCGACCATCGGCATGAGCCACAATCTGGGGCTCTCGGTGGTGGCCGAGGGGGTGGAGAGCGAGGAAATCCTGACGCTGCTGGGCAGCTGGGGCTGCGATGTCGCCCAGGGCTATGCCATCGCCCGGCCGATGGATGCCGCGGATTTCGAACGCTGGGCGGGGCACCGCATGGCGGCTGCGCGCGAACAGGCGGCAGCCGCCGACTTGACACGGGTCAGAACCGTCCCCGGTGATCAGGCGTCTCAGCCCGGCTGACGGACGCCCGCACCAGCTTATGGCGTCTCAGTTCACGGCTTCCTGCGGCGTGCGACGCCGGGCGGCCATGGCGGCCGCGGCACGGCGCAGCCTCAGCGTCCACATGGTGATCATCGGCAGGGTGACGGCCGCCGGCGCCATCCAATGGGCGCCATCGGCGATCATGCCGCCGCCCAGCCCCGCGAAGGGACGGTGCAGAACCAGGGCGAGCGTGACGGTGGCGGCCAGCGCGCCCAGCATGCGCACCATATGCCGGCCGACCCGCACCCGGCCCGGTTCTTCCAGAACGTCCTGAACCGCCAGGAAGGCGCCGACCAGGCCCAGAACCGGCAGCGCGACATTGGCTGCAACCGGCATCACCGCCGCCAGCGCCGGGTCGACCTCGCGGCCGATCATGCCGGTCAGCCCGGCCATCACGGTCAGAAGGCCGGTGCCGATCACCACGCCCGACATCATCCGGTCGGCGGTGGACGGCTCGGCGGTCTGTCGGGTGTTGGCCCGCCAGCCGGCGATCAGCGTATAGATGGCAAGCAGGGTGACGATCAGCAGCAGAACCGAGGGCTGCACGATCGCAAGCCCCAGCCCGGCCAGGATCGAAATGCCCATCAGCACGCCGAAAACCCGGCTCATCGGCCGGATGCGTGCATCCTCGTGCGGCAAAAGAGCAAGTCTGAAGGCGGCGAGCACCGCAGCCGCGGCCGCGGCGGCCTCGATGGCCAATAGTCCGTCGACAACCATGGTTTGCCCCTCCCGATGTCCCG
The DNA window shown above is from Tistrella mobilis and carries:
- a CDS encoding EAL domain-containing protein, which encodes MHPVTARHCLRLALAWMLLLASALAGGGPLRTASAAEAPVVTIRGIEAGLDLTPFARILPDPGGRMDLEAARRATGWQTTPNRLLRFGYAPDMAWWARVTLTNPSARAARVVIDLGTSQQDYVDWYVTAPDGQVLLANQTGDRRSFATRLLPYRDLVLPYQLPPDATVTVYLRLGTHDGLFASMPFRLYDYTGFFTTSGRESALLSMFHGGLAALALFNLLVFLVTHQGAVGLYVLHLLAVLTGSVSFRGFGFQYLWPDLPGLSNAMTAGSIILAFVTGSLFVVRYVRLHRHVSVATRRVVSLLMIAALSGLVPLAFGQYALAVGFSLIGLGLVVVVYLLNVRLLFRGVREARFTVPAFFALIVAVALHYLEISELLPPSGFRVWPLIIGSSIEVMLLAFGLADAMNQQRERRFAAERREELARLHMAEIEREASHKARHDELTGLLNRRAAEEWLEAAVERGQPVAVLHLGLNDFGAVNEAVGHTGGDAVLRQLGRRLETAIAPGEIAARLLADEFLVLMPDTDQARAVIAADRIQRLFAVPQQVSGTDISIACRVGIVIHPDDARTAEDLLRRAAIAMQDAARLPRRIQLYQAGRDDDHRRRIALIRDLRHAAEHGEFRLLYQPKIHVATGRLVAAEALIRWQHPTYGMISPAEFIPLAEQSGATSGMTRWVIREAVHRMRSWRLAGLDIGLSVNISALDLDDPDLVGFVGRSLEAEGIAGGRLTLEVTESAIMTDPDRSRAVLEGLRLSGVTISVDDFGTGYSSLAHLKRLPVQELKIDQSFIRDLSAASEDAVIVRSTIGMSHNLGLSVVAEGVESEEILTLLGSWGCDVAQGYAIARPMDAADFERWAGHRMAAAREQAAAADLTRVRTVPGDQASQPG
- a CDS encoding M20 aminoacylase family protein, with protein sequence MVALRHDLHRHPELAFEERRTAALVARSLADWGWEVHEGLGGTGVVGTLTTGPGPVIGIRADMDALPITETTGLPHASLHDGRMHACGHDGHTTILLAAARCLAERRRFRGTARVIFQPAEEHGGGAAVMMRDGLFTRFPVDRIYALHNMPGLPAGVFGFRPGALTAASDDYVITVRGRGGHGAYPERAVDPIVAGSAIVLALQSVVARNVPPTRQAVVTVGAFRAGEAANVIPETAVLKASVRTTDPETRSLIEMRIRELVAGQAAAWGASATVQVDRGYPAVINDAGATAFARAVAVDAFGAGRVIDIPEASMGSEDFAYMLEGVPGCYLVVGNGIESGPTSCMIHNPGYDFNDAVLGDAAAFWVALAEASAPAGAA